The following are encoded together in the Colius striatus isolate bColStr4 chromosome 5, bColStr4.1.hap1, whole genome shotgun sequence genome:
- the LOC133625473 gene encoding uncharacterized protein LOC133625473 isoform X2 yields the protein MKPQRMANCPPLKSCCRRCLASLLSFGMPAAAERGGGARPLWEGCASGGGRDPIPRPPSQRLGAGARQQEGGDRPFPAVGEEMAAAGLLPLQKAASPGMRRVQGASRNGPAAELAVVVQHEAVTKAAGLSNASYVPCVRVMSVCLSRSSQGMRTLCTPPPEPWKCPLSAQTALPDVNQSVCLRRCCQYLAGAVQVAYSFVSNGLSYSR from the exons ATGAAGCCCCAGCGGATGGCGAACTGCCCGCCCttgaagagctgctgcagacGCTGCTTGGCCTCTTTGCTGAGCTTCGGCATGCCGGCGGCGGCGGAGAGAGGAGGCGGAGCCCGGCCGCTCTGGGAAGGCTGCGCCAGCGGCGGTGGGCGGGACCCCATCCCCCGGCCGCCCAGCCAGCGCCTCGGCGCCGGAGCCcggcagcaggagggaggggaCCGGCCTTTCCCCGCGGTGGGCGAGGAAATGGCGGCCGCGGGGCTCCTCCCTCTCCAGAAGGCCGCTTCTCCAGGCATGCGCAGGGTGCAGGGCGCTTCCCGCAACGGCCCGGCCGCAGAGCTGGCAGTGGTGGTGCAGCATGAGGCGGTCACCAAAGCTGCGGGCCTTTCTAATGCCTCTTATGTGCCCTGCGTGCGTGTAATGTCTGTATGTCTCTCCCGGAGCTCCCAAGGTATGCGCACACTTTGCACGCCGCCTCCGGAGCCTTGGAAGTGCCCTTTG AGTGCACAAACAGCCCTTCCTGATGTAAACCAGTCCGTGTGCTTGAGAAGGTGTTGCCAGTATCTTGCAg GTGCAGTGCAAGTGGCATATTCATTTGTCAGCAATGGCTTGTCATACTCAAGATAA
- the LOC133625473 gene encoding uncharacterized protein LOC133625473 isoform X4 gives MKPQRMANCPPLKSCCRRCLASLLSFGMPAAAERGGGARPLWEGCASGGGRDPIPRPPSQRLGAGARQQEGGDRPFPAVGEEMAAAGLLPLQKAASPGMRRVQGASRNGPAAELAVVVQHEAVTKAAGLSNASYVPCVRVMSVCLSRSSQGMRTLCTPPPEPWKCPLLLRPAKEKEQSEV, from the exons ATGAAGCCCCAGCGGATGGCGAACTGCCCGCCCttgaagagctgctgcagacGCTGCTTGGCCTCTTTGCTGAGCTTCGGCATGCCGGCGGCGGCGGAGAGAGGAGGCGGAGCCCGGCCGCTCTGGGAAGGCTGCGCCAGCGGCGGTGGGCGGGACCCCATCCCCCGGCCGCCCAGCCAGCGCCTCGGCGCCGGAGCCcggcagcaggagggaggggaCCGGCCTTTCCCCGCGGTGGGCGAGGAAATGGCGGCCGCGGGGCTCCTCCCTCTCCAGAAGGCCGCTTCTCCAGGCATGCGCAGGGTGCAGGGCGCTTCCCGCAACGGCCCGGCCGCAGAGCTGGCAGTGGTGGTGCAGCATGAGGCGGTCACCAAAGCTGCGGGCCTTTCTAATGCCTCTTATGTGCCCTGCGTGCGTGTAATGTCTGTATGTCTCTCCCGGAGCTCCCAAGGTATGCGCACACTTTGCACGCCGCCTCCGGAGCCTTGGAAGTGCCCTTTG CTCCTGAGGCCAGCGAAGGAAAAAGAGCAGTCTGAG GTGTGA
- the LOC133625473 gene encoding uncharacterized protein LOC133625473 isoform X1 encodes MKPQRMANCPPLKSCCRRCLASLLSFGMPAAAERGGGARPLWEGCASGGGRDPIPRPPSQRLGAGARQQEGGDRPFPAVGEEMAAAGLLPLQKAASPGMRRVQGASRNGPAAELAVVVQHEAVTKAAGLSNASYVPCVRVMSVCLSRSSQGMRTLCTPPPEPWKCPLSAQTALPDVNQSVCLRRCCQYLAAPVAPQMLEGLRVQQSFDVPKGRRDNQPSSLKGQTAPEASEGKRAV; translated from the exons ATGAAGCCCCAGCGGATGGCGAACTGCCCGCCCttgaagagctgctgcagacGCTGCTTGGCCTCTTTGCTGAGCTTCGGCATGCCGGCGGCGGCGGAGAGAGGAGGCGGAGCCCGGCCGCTCTGGGAAGGCTGCGCCAGCGGCGGTGGGCGGGACCCCATCCCCCGGCCGCCCAGCCAGCGCCTCGGCGCCGGAGCCcggcagcaggagggaggggaCCGGCCTTTCCCCGCGGTGGGCGAGGAAATGGCGGCCGCGGGGCTCCTCCCTCTCCAGAAGGCCGCTTCTCCAGGCATGCGCAGGGTGCAGGGCGCTTCCCGCAACGGCCCGGCCGCAGAGCTGGCAGTGGTGGTGCAGCATGAGGCGGTCACCAAAGCTGCGGGCCTTTCTAATGCCTCTTATGTGCCCTGCGTGCGTGTAATGTCTGTATGTCTCTCCCGGAGCTCCCAAGGTATGCGCACACTTTGCACGCCGCCTCCGGAGCCTTGGAAGTGCCCTTTG AGTGCACAAACAGCCCTTCCTGATGTAAACCAGTCCGTGTGCTTGAGAAGGTGTTGCCAGTATCTTGCAg CTCCTGTTGCACCTCAGATGTTAGAGGGTCTAAGAGTTCAACAGTCCTTTGATGTGCCAAAGGGTAGAAGAGATAATCAGCCATCTTCCTTGAAAGGTCAAACTG CTCCTGAGGCCAGCGAAGGAAAAAGAGCAGTCTGA
- the LOC133625473 gene encoding uncharacterized protein LOC133625473 isoform X3 yields MKPQRMANCPPLKSCCRRCLASLLSFGMPAAAERGGGARPLWEGCASGGGRDPIPRPPSQRLGAGARQQEGGDRPFPAVGEEMAAAGLLPLQKAASPGMRRVQGASRNGPAAELAVVVQHEAVTKAAGLSNASYVPCVRVMSVCLSRSSQGMRTLCTPPPEPWKCPLSAQTALPDVNQSVCLRRCCQYLAAPEASEGKRAV; encoded by the exons ATGAAGCCCCAGCGGATGGCGAACTGCCCGCCCttgaagagctgctgcagacGCTGCTTGGCCTCTTTGCTGAGCTTCGGCATGCCGGCGGCGGCGGAGAGAGGAGGCGGAGCCCGGCCGCTCTGGGAAGGCTGCGCCAGCGGCGGTGGGCGGGACCCCATCCCCCGGCCGCCCAGCCAGCGCCTCGGCGCCGGAGCCcggcagcaggagggaggggaCCGGCCTTTCCCCGCGGTGGGCGAGGAAATGGCGGCCGCGGGGCTCCTCCCTCTCCAGAAGGCCGCTTCTCCAGGCATGCGCAGGGTGCAGGGCGCTTCCCGCAACGGCCCGGCCGCAGAGCTGGCAGTGGTGGTGCAGCATGAGGCGGTCACCAAAGCTGCGGGCCTTTCTAATGCCTCTTATGTGCCCTGCGTGCGTGTAATGTCTGTATGTCTCTCCCGGAGCTCCCAAGGTATGCGCACACTTTGCACGCCGCCTCCGGAGCCTTGGAAGTGCCCTTTG AGTGCACAAACAGCCCTTCCTGATGTAAACCAGTCCGTGTGCTTGAGAAGGTGTTGCCAGTATCTTGCAg CTCCTGAGGCCAGCGAAGGAAAAAGAGCAGTCTGA